tttttccGTGGATAAAAGATCAAGACTTTGCATTTGCTATTTACATCAAGAACTTGAGTATGTGTGCCACGGCAAGATGGCTAGTGTGCATGGGTGACATAACACTACAACATAAACAGTAGGCAAATGAGCCAGAGACAAATTTAAAATTCATTGCCTGGAAAATCGAGACAGCATAAACTTAACAACCAGATAAAAGCACAGATAGAATGCTCATCAACAAACCGAATAACACAGATAAATCTTTCTGCTGTCAGCCAACCAGTTTTCCTTTTGACCTGATGATGCATGCTGCTGTAGACACAGTAAAACCGCTTCATATGATCGTTTCTACAATGTGTAACTCACCACATCCTGAAAGGAAAACCAGGTCACCAGAGAAAAGGCTGGAGGGTGCATCTACCACTTGGCCATCCAGGAGGTAAATCATGTGGCCCACTGTGTGTCCAGGAGTAAAAAGGGCCTTAAAGTGCATACGGCCAACTTTTACCCAGTCCTTGTGCGAGAGAGGACTGGGAACAgagaaaaaatacacagcacTGATGTCAGCAGAATGCCACCAACTTAATTTCTGTGTACTTCTTCTGGCTGATTTTACAGtaacactgaaaacaacacCCCCTTAAACAAGTTATTCAGGTTAATACGATggtttctttgtctctgtagAATGTGGGTCACATCAGGGGATAATATCAAAACTAGGCATATTCTCTAAGAGTCTCTACGAAGGGTTTTGATTTCATCTGTTACTTAAGGGAAAGCAATGATTTTGTTAGTGGGGAATAAACTGCAAAATTTACAGCTAATTGATTTATTCTGAACCAAAAATATcaagtaattaaaatgtaatttcaaaatatttaaaaaaaagaacattttaaacaatagtTTTTTAAAATACCATCTTGTTCAGATGACCCAATTCTTAGACCATAACGGCATAGGCATATCAGAGCAATTTATCATACCATGATAATTGACTGTGAAGTCAGCTGCTACAAGCTCTGACAGTGAGGAGACAGCAGTACAATAAGGCTTATTCTTTAAGAAGCACTGAGCTACATTTTGCAGACCATAACTTACTGAGTGAGGCCAGGAATGTTATCGGCTGCATTTCCATACACACGGCACGAACTGTGGAGCCTTTTCAGCCATTTATTTCCCCCACTGTGATCCCTGTTATAGCACAAAAAGCAGGACTTTTGAAACATAAGACACAGTCcgacagattttattttaaatttttttcaaaaaagtcccgtttttctttttgaagagGCTTTATATAGTTAGAAATTTGAACATTGCTGTATTAAAAAATTTACCCATATTCACACACACTACAGTTTCAGCAATGTGTAACACTTGGTATATCGAGCCCCACTCtgtaatgtttttataaataaaccaaaccaTGCATTAAAATAATACTCTcttaaaaacctttaaaactcACCAATGCTTGTGTGTACAGAGTATGGCTTCTAATATCACTCCCTCTTCCTCAAGGACagcctgaaaatgtttttttgtgtttaatgctTTCAACACTTTTATTCAAATGTACATTAAGCGTGCTACAAAACAGCTTGCTGATACACTATGCCATGCACTTTCAAAAAATAACATTGACTTTTGACAATCAATAGCTGTAGCTGCATTAAAAGACAAATGGTTGTCAGGCAACAAAATGTGCATTCCCTGAAAGTGATGCTGGAAAATCAGGAGTGAACTGACaataacaaaggaaaagaagaaaaaaaaaaaaggcactatAATTCCTGAGCCAGTTTACAGGCCTTACTTTCAGTGGTTTGTGTTCAAGAGTAAAGGCTCTATAACAAGCATGCGCACAGTTATGTTCTTTGATACCAAAATCAGTAATAAGTaagtataaatatttataataataataacaataaataagtaattttCAACAAGTCAACAGTAATCTTACCAGCGTCGCTGGGATCATCCTATATTGCTCCATATTATCCTGataatgatttctgtttttacttaGTCACCTTTAGATAACATTAACTGAGACCTTGTCAGTATTTCAGGGGTGTTGTAAACTCGCATTAACAGACGCAAAGCCGCTATTTTAAAGCTGAATGGTTTTTCAGTAAGCTGTGGAAAATATTTAACGTATCagaattaattttcttttttaacataAGGGATGATTGCACATGCCAATGTTTCTGCATATTAGAGCCAATCCTACTGATTGCAACCAAGAAAGGGCTCAAAATAACAGACTTTGCATGCAACTGACAACAATGTCATTCACCTGAACAGTCTGAGGGTCAGCAGGATCTACAACAACTGCAATGCTGGAAGCAGTGTCAATTATGAGATAGCTGTAGTTATCAGACAGCACCGAGATGGGAATTATCTTTATATCTGTGGGCagacaaaaagaataaatcacaaataataTATGGAGTACATAAGTGGCACAAGTAAATGTGTGgtattaaaaataattcatgTATAATGGATACAAGTGTCAAGATGTGCTGTTTATCACAGATCCTATAGTAGAGCATTGATTGTAATGGAAGGTCTCAAGTTTGTATATTATATGATAGTATGTAAAGGTATATTTTACACAGACAACAGGACTTGTCCTGTTTTGCTGAGCGACTCAATAGTGAAATCTGTTTCACGTGCCATTAAACTCCACTGGGTGGACTGTGGAGTGTCCAGCAGGGTAATGCTCCCTGGCCTTCCTCATTTGCCTCTTGTAGTACATGTAGCCGAGTCTGGTCCTGGTGTACAGTGTGTACCTGGGGAGCAGATCAAGAGGTCGGTCAACTATCTGAACGCTAAACCCAccaagccaatgtgtaggttactggtatgttatttattatataaagaaataaattgagaatgcatttgttcggccattctttgtcaatctttatgtaaatggatgccagctagcatagctgtgcgagagtagcctaccttaagtaaacctcactgccggatcacttacactagttagtcgctttgatatggactgctagctaactggttagcaaGCTCGGCTGAcgaactgatttatttttgacgtataacgttactattgcttagaacatacactcacagtTACCAGTTacactgtagcatatacacaagaaaaattcagcaacaaggcatggtatttatttactcataaaaattaaaaacaagtcaacaggcgtggactcggagtttggaagaagaggtcacgtgggatgctggagccaatcgcagcccactctggttGACACGTCATCaaggttaggtcaggtgacgtaaatgtgaaatggagaagtagcgcaaatgtttgctgcaactcgagcagcgctgtggcgcagcggtaacgctgccgccccgcacctaggtgggaggggttcgattcccggctagggaTGGTGATgtagatgtaaatgtaatgtgtaatgtaaccccggggttagtgatgacaatgttaatatatatacatgatGTAACATGTGAcatgtatgtaatgtatgtaatgcTGAATattaatgtgtatgtatgtaatgcTGAATattaatgtatgtaatgtgtatgtatgtatgtatgtatgtatgtacaggtccattcccggtgtgggcacctgaacgtgtctacgaGTTAGttggttgcgagtaatggactgggctaatgcagatacggcgccccccccaggacctaggccgaaccagaccagacgggtgacggcacccctccaggaacggaccgagaccgGACCGGAGACAGGACatccacagactagaccagtaaagcgaacaaATCTATACTATATtaactattttagtgaaagatcATGTAATATagtatattaacttgttttcttcctaattgtaacccccccacAACAAATagtttggccaccgatccttcgctaagccccgcccccttggttactgttgctatgctagcctgttgtctgaagttcggtaggaaaatgtccagtcagcatcagtccagtgatcagaaaggaaaagaaagaagaataagaaaataaagggttgagaaattttctatacagtaacgtaagctaactggccagtTCTAATGCTAACGTTTTAACgtttgtgtcgggctttaatacaagctaggctaatggacgttagacctatagcctattttatgggcatgtcgtgcaagagataacagataatgtgtaggctttcagggaaaaaatattttaagtgttcagtgaatggatcattggCTTCCATATAAATCTtgcccttacttggaactaacccaggacataaactaattcccaacccaaTTTCCCAAAGGGCGCAAATTTGATACATTCGGGAGGCCAagatgagcgtttgtcatgtgagtgtatgttcttaaaatggtaaacttgtgttcaacgagttcgtgaattatgaaacatacggacactatccggtgggtgtttccgaggagcagaaatgtgtcattcgcaggcgctctgcccgttttCAAATGAACGGgaagcaatagtaacgttatacgtcaaaaataatgtcatcagttcgtcaggcgagcatgctaaccagttagctaaccagttagctaaccagttagctagcagtccatatcgaagcgactaactagtgtaagtgatccggcagtgaggtttacttaacgtaggctactctcgcacagctatgctagctggcatccatttacacaaagattgacaaagaatggccgaacaaatgcattctcaatttatttctttatataataaataacataccagtaacctacacattggcttgttccatttcgctttccgtacacccagctgtgtttcttctttaagtacgcacggtaacttagcaactacgcccgactcagcagtaaatcagcgtaaaggggaacaggaacttggggggaaccaaattGGTTGACACAGCGGCGGCTGAAAATGGAAGAGTCACACCCACTCCACTGCACTCCAGGCATTAGTTAGAAGACtcaattagaaaaagaaaaggtaaacTCCACCAGGCTGGACAGCATGCGAAAACAAGCTGTGACCAATAGTGAACGTCTCATATCAGAGACCGCAGTTTGTGACTCATAAGTAGGACGACCGACCTTAAACCGGGACACATCAGGGTCCAGCTTGGACCAGAACGGCTATTTGTCGCTAAGCTACGCTAGCAGAAGTCACTTCGACGACACTTCGATGCAATTTTGCTATTTTGAAGGTCGTGTTGTACTCACGCTATTCGGAACAACGGCTTCTCCGTCCGGGCCATTATTTTGCTCAACAATTTCCTCCCGAACACTTGTCCCGAGCGTCTGTAGCGgacacataaacacaagaaacagaAGAGGGATGCGGCGACAGTTAGCGTTACCATCCAGCCTGGAGGCGCCATGCTGCTCGGCGGAGCGTCATGACGTCAACAGACACCACCCCGGAAGCTAGAAACACTTCTTAAAAAgtcttgttttttaatttgtaaaaaatattattattattcgtATCTGCGTGACATCCTGTTCAACAATTGATCAATAATCGTCCGTcgagaaaaaaaagaatcaaaatcATGTTGCATCTCttccagagagagacagagagagaaatcctGTGAGGCCTTCTCTATAAATGCATCCATGCCCACATTAATCACTCAATAATTTTATATTAGCCCAGAATAATGTATTATCtccattaaaaataacaagGTAAAGGGACAAGGCAATACACATTTAAATAGTTAGCTCAGCATTTACTATTTCACCTTTGAGACAAGTAGAgattccacattcattcatttattgtaAGCAGTGTCAATATGAAACCGACTCAGCTACTGATCAACTTCTAAGTGATTGAACTATGTACAGCTGATAAGGCTATAACTCCAAATGAGACAACGCGGTAGACTAAAAGGCAATACATTTAAGTGGCAGCATCTTTAAGATGGTAGACAGTCAGTGGACTGGGATGCCTACAAAGGTCTAAGTTTCTGATATAGTGTTGTTATCATTCTGAACACGAGGCTGAGCAGCCAGTCTCCACTTTCAGAGACACAGCAGTAACAGTGTGAGTTTCAGTGAGCATATCCTATTACTAGGATGACAACTCCCCGTGGTGCATGTCTGCAAGCCTCTTAGGAGAGAAAGGACTGAAAGGCACAGTGATCACATCTTcgcaaaaaaaaccaaaacaaaacatcaggtAAATAAATTaacctttctgtctttttctttctcttgaaCACCTTACATATTAGACCACAATGAGCATTtaatctctttttgttttccttgaaCTTTCTAGCATTACAGGGTTGCTTTCTGTGGTGTATATATTTGATACGGTTCCACAGACACAGCTTCTTCCCAGCAGATAATAAAATCCTGGGATGGTACAAAATGGTTTCAAGTCTGCAACAGTTATTctcaataataaaataaccaCACTTTGCTTTAACATTATGCCGATGAAAAGTGATTCACGTTTATGACTTACTGCCCAGACATGACTAGTTTGGTAAGTTATGGGTTATCTTTACCTTTTTTATGTCATGTATTCACTTTGTGAATGTGTCTTGTCACCAATACAGCGTACAGTATGTGTCTAATGTAGCTGATCTCGCCTTATTCTGTCCTCTAGGTGATCTGGCAAAAATAATGACATCTAAAATGGATAGTCCTCCACCTTATGAGGATGCAGTCCACCATCCAAAGAATGGAAATTACCCCTACCAACCACAACATGGATCCTCTCTTCCACCGCCTCCATCTTACAGTCCCAGTCCAGGCATGTGCCCCGGCCCACCTGGCTACTGGGGCCATGAAGGCGTCTATCCGCAGACTGGCATGTGGTCAGCCCCTGGCTTCTCTCCATCTGCGATGCCCATCACAATACCCACTCTGTCGGCCGGAGTGCCTCCATCCAACTCAGGTTCTGGGGAAATGACACAGGATTTTACTTCATCACGTCGTGTTGAACATTAGCATTACCtccaaaagcaaataaatacaaattacaaCTTTGCTATTCCCCATTCTGCAGGCGATATGGAGGATCTTCTGAGCTCCCAGTGGGAAAGTACATCTATTCGGCATGCCTTCATTAGAAAGGT
This portion of the Echeneis naucrates chromosome 21, fEcheNa1.1, whole genome shotgun sequence genome encodes:
- the pnkd gene encoding putative hydrolase PNKD, which codes for MAPPGWMVTLTVAASLFCFLCLCVRYRRSGQVFGRKLLSKIMARTEKPLFRIAYTLYTRTRLGYMYYKRQMRKAREHYPAGHSTVHPVEFNDIKIIPISVLSDNYSYLIIDTASSIAVVVDPADPQTVQAVLEEEGVILEAILCTHKHWDHSGGNKWLKRLHSSCRVYGNAADNIPGLTHPLSHKDWVKVGRMHFKALFTPGHTVGHMIYLLDGQVVDAPSSLFSGDLVFLSGCGRMFEGSATTMLSSLDTVSSLSDNTLLWPGHEYAEDNLLFAAEVEPRNAARENKYQWVLQQRGQKLCTSPSSIGEEKQYNPFLRSHSAELHLALGLQQFQDEDWTQFRARVLEELRKRKDLYNRR